ACTGCGGTCAACCATCAGGGCCAGATTCCAGCGGTGACTCTCTCCTTTAACTTGGCTCCAGATGTTCCCCTTGGTGATGCAACCGACAAGATTGAGAAATACGTTAAAGACATTCAATTACCGCCCTCCATCATTACAAGCTATGGCGGTGATGCTAAGGTATTTAAAGGTAATCAGGGTGGTCAATTTATCTTGATCATTGCCTCCCTGCTGGTTATTTATATTCTGTTGGGCGTTCTCTATGAGAGCTATATCCATCCCATTACGATTTTGGCTGGTTTACCGTCTGCTGCAATTGGTGCGCTACTTTCACTTTGGATGTTTGGAATGGAGCTCACGATCATCGCCACGATTGGTATTTTGATGCTGATCGGGATTGTGAAAAAGAATGCCATTCTAATGATTGACTTTGCCTTGGATGCACAACGCAATCAAAACATGAGTCCTACCGAGGCAATTCGTTCGGCATGTATTCTGCGTTTCAGACCGATCATGATGACTACCTTGACAGCTATCGTAGGCGCCCTACCCATCGCCCTTGGCTTAGGTGCTGGCGCTGAGTTACGGCAACCTCTCGGGGTGAGCGTCGTTGGTGGATTAATCCTCTCTCAATTCGTTACTTTGTTTATTACACCGGTCATCTATCTCTATCTGGATCGTTGGTCTGGTAACGGTCCCCTTGAAATACCACCCGAGATGCTGAAAGACACCTAAAGACCTTACAATAAGGCATGCGTCAAATTATTCTAGATACAGAGACAACCGGACTTAATCCCGCCACGGGTGATCGGATTATCGAGATTGGTTGTATTGAACTTATTAACCGTCGCCAAACCGGTAAAACACTTCATCACTACATTAATCCAGAGCGTGATATCGCCGAGGGTGCGTTTGCGGTTCATGGACTCTCCAGAGAGTTCTTATCCGACAAACCCTTGTTTGCACATATTGTGGAAGAGCTGACAGAGTTCGTAAAAGATGCCGAGGTTATTATCCATAATGCGCCATTTGACCTGTCATTCCTCAATACTGAATATGCCTTGTTAAAGCGACCGATCTTTACAGAGCATGTTGAGAAGGTAGTGGATACCTTAATCGATGCAAGACGTATGTTCCCAGGAAAGCGTAACTCCTTAGATGCTTTGTGTGAACGCTTTGCGATTAGCAATGAACATCGCACCTTACACGGCGCCTTACTGGATGCTCAGTTATTGGCCGAGGTATATCTCGCCATGACCCGGGGTCAGGAGGATCTCACCATTGATTTAATTGATTACAGTACTAACGGCTTAAATGGTTTAGAACGAGCTCCTCTACCAAGCAATCTAGTTTATTTCAAGGCTAGCGATCTCGACTGTGAGGCACATAGCAAAGCCCTTGAGGATATCGGCAAGGCTAGCAAAAAGACCCCGGTCTGGGGTCTTTAGAACGTCCAACTACTCGTGTGTTAAATCGCTGCAGCGATTGCCTTACCTAAATCCTCAGTACTCGCTTTGCCACCAATATCAGGAGTTAATGGTGCATGCCCCGGTCCTGCCGATAAGACTTTCTCGATTGCATTAAATACCGCTTGACCAGCCTCTGGATAGCCGAGATGGTCTAGCATTAATGCAGCGCTCCATATTTGTCCAATTGGATTTGCAATCTTCTTGCCATAAATGTCTGGGGCAGAGCCATGTACTGGCTCAAACAGGGATGGAAACTTACCCTCTGGATTAATACTGGCCGATGGCGCTACTGCAATCGTTCCGGTACATGCGGGTCCCAAGTCCGAGAGAATGTCGCCAAACAAATTGGAGGCAACCACCACATCAAAACGATCTGGGTTCATCACAAACTGTGCGGTCAAGATATCAATGTGATACTTATCAGTCCGCACATCAGCATAATTTTTTGCCATGACCTCAACCCGCTCATCCCAGTATGGCATGGTAATCGCAATGCCATTCGACTTAGTGGCTGATGTCAGGTGCTTTTTGGGTCGGCTCTGAGCTAACTCATAAGCAAACTTGAGAATACGATCGACACCGTGCCGAGAGAAGACAGATTCTTGCACCACAATCTCACGCTCTGTATCAGCAAACATCTTTCCACCAACTGCTGAGTACTCTCCCTCAGTGTTCTCGCGCACTACAAAGAAATCAATATCGCCCGGTTTGCGATTAGCGAGTGGGCATGGTACTCCTGGTAGTAAACGGACTGGCCGCAAATTAACGTATTGATCAAAGCGACGGCGGAACTGAATCAAGCTGCCCCAGAGTGATAAATGGTCTGGCAAGATATTGGGCATACCAACAGCGCCAAAGAAGATAGCGTCATACTTCATCAGAGTATCAAACCAATTGTCTGGCATCATCTTGCCGTGCTTTTGATAGTAATCGCAACTTGCAAAATCAAAGTGATCAAACTGAAATTGAATCCCGAACTTTCGTGCGGCTGACTCTAGGGCACGAACGCCCTCTGGCATCACCTCTTTACCGATTCCATCTCCCGGAATAACGGCAATTTTTGGATTTACTATTTTTTTCTGGATGTTCATTGCGTACGGTCTCGATTAATGGCTAAAGGATCTGATTTTACTAGCTGATTGCTCGCCGGATCTCACGATCGGCCTTGCGTTCTTTCTCTCTTGCCTCTTCATCGGTTTCTGCGGCTGGAATTGAAAGAGCCGCCTCTACCATTCGTAGATTATCTTTTGGGCAAATAGGAGCTCCGTAACTAGACCAACGCTTTAAGAGGGTTACCTCAAAACCGCACTGCGGGCAGGTCGCTTTATTACGACTTAGATTACTTGATCTTGGGGGTGGAAAAACAATAGCTTGATGGGGATAAGGTCCTAATTTTTGGCTAATGGTCATTAGACGCACTTGCAACTCTTCAGAGGCATGCGCCATGCGAGCTGGCCCCTCTAAACCAACCGATTGGCAAATCCCTTTAAAGTCCTCACCATGACCGCTGTGACAGTCATCCACTGCATGACATAACTCGTGCACCAAGGTATCTAACAATGCAACTGGGTCATCTAATTTCGGTGAAATAAAGATCTCATTAACGCCACCACCCGATCGCTCACGAGGCCAACACTGACCTAGGGTGGTCCGTGGGCTACTGGAGGCTGGAAAACCGCAAGATACTCGAACTGGTGGAATGGCATAGCCTGCCTTTGAGAAAATGGGCTCTAAATGACGAACACCGTCTTGAAGCCAAGCTTCGCGGGTTGTGTGTGGAACGGCTAACTGACTCATGATCTGATTCTGGAAGGGGTATATGAATTGGGGTATTCTAAAAGGGAACAATTTGTAGATCTGTGAGCATAAACGTATTTCTTAAAGAGGGATCCATTCCTTGAAGAATCTAGCT
This genomic interval from Polynucleobacter sp. UK-FUSCHL-C3 contains the following:
- a CDS encoding tartrate dehydrogenase — encoded protein: MVNPKIAVIPGDGIGKEVMPEGVRALESAARKFGIQFQFDHFDFASCDYYQKHGKMMPDNWFDTLMKYDAIFFGAVGMPNILPDHLSLWGSLIQFRRRFDQYVNLRPVRLLPGVPCPLANRKPGDIDFFVVRENTEGEYSAVGGKMFADTEREIVVQESVFSRHGVDRILKFAYELAQSRPKKHLTSATKSNGIAITMPYWDERVEVMAKNYADVRTDKYHIDILTAQFVMNPDRFDVVVASNLFGDILSDLGPACTGTIAVAPSASINPEGKFPSLFEPVHGSAPDIYGKKIANPIGQIWSAALMLDHLGYPEAGQAVFNAIEKVLSAGPGHAPLTPDIGGKASTEDLGKAIAAAI
- the dnaQ gene encoding DNA polymerase III subunit epsilon; this translates as MRQIILDTETTGLNPATGDRIIEIGCIELINRRQTGKTLHHYINPERDIAEGAFAVHGLSREFLSDKPLFAHIVEELTEFVKDAEVIIHNAPFDLSFLNTEYALLKRPIFTEHVEKVVDTLIDARRMFPGKRNSLDALCERFAISNEHRTLHGALLDAQLLAEVYLAMTRGQEDLTIDLIDYSTNGLNGLERAPLPSNLVYFKASDLDCEAHSKALEDIGKASKKTPVWGL
- a CDS encoding SprT family zinc-dependent metalloprotease, with amino-acid sequence MSQLAVPHTTREAWLQDGVRHLEPIFSKAGYAIPPVRVSCGFPASSSPRTTLGQCWPRERSGGGVNEIFISPKLDDPVALLDTLVHELCHAVDDCHSGHGEDFKGICQSVGLEGPARMAHASEELQVRLMTISQKLGPYPHQAIVFPPPRSSNLSRNKATCPQCGFEVTLLKRWSSYGAPICPKDNLRMVEAALSIPAAETDEEAREKERKADREIRRAIS